From Aerosticca soli, a single genomic window includes:
- the rplA gene encoding 50S ribosomal protein L1, translating into MAKLSKRLRAARAAVQPGKVYPLEEAIKVVKQTATAKFVESVDVAVRLGIDAKKSDQGVRGSSLLPHGTGKTVKVAVFCPPGEKAEAAKAAGADAVGMEDLAERMQAGELDFGRVIATPDAMRVVGRLGQLLGPRGLMPNPKDGSVTADVVTAVKNAKAGQVKFRNDKAGIVHASIGKADFAPEQLADNLNALIADLMKAKPAAAKGQYLQKVALSSTMGVGVPVDTSTLQAAAAK; encoded by the coding sequence ATGGCAAAGCTTTCCAAGCGTCTACGTGCGGCCAGGGCCGCAGTGCAGCCGGGCAAGGTCTATCCGCTCGAGGAGGCGATCAAGGTCGTCAAGCAGACGGCCACGGCCAAATTCGTCGAATCGGTAGACGTGGCGGTGCGCCTCGGCATCGATGCCAAGAAGTCCGACCAGGGCGTGCGCGGTTCCTCGTTGCTGCCCCACGGTACCGGCAAGACGGTCAAGGTGGCAGTGTTCTGCCCGCCCGGCGAGAAGGCCGAGGCTGCCAAGGCGGCGGGTGCCGATGCGGTCGGCATGGAGGATCTGGCCGAGCGCATGCAGGCCGGCGAGCTCGATTTCGGTCGTGTGATCGCCACGCCCGATGCGATGCGCGTGGTCGGTCGCCTCGGCCAGCTGCTCGGGCCGCGCGGCCTGATGCCCAATCCGAAGGATGGCTCGGTCACCGCCGACGTGGTCACCGCGGTGAAGAACGCCAAGGCGGGCCAGGTCAAGTTCCGCAACGACAAGGCGGGCATCGTCCATGCCAGCATCGGCAAGGCCGATTTCGCCCCGGAGCAGCTTGCCGACAATCTCAACGCGCTGATCGCCGATCTCATGAAGGCCAAGCCCGCGGCTGCCAAGGGCCAATACCTGCAGAAGGTCGCGCTGTCCAGCACCATGGGCGTGGGCGTGCCGGTCGATACCTCGACCTTGCAGGCGGCCGCGGCCAAGTAA
- the rplK gene encoding 50S ribosomal protein L11: MAKKVVGYIKLQVKAGQANPSPPVGPALGQRGLNIMEFCKAFNAATQKMEPGLPIPVIITAYSDRSFTFVTKTPPATVLIKKAVGVAKGSSKPNTDKVGKITRKQLEDIAKQKEPDLTAASLDAAVRTIAGSARSMGLVVEG; the protein is encoded by the coding sequence ATGGCAAAGAAAGTCGTAGGCTACATCAAGCTGCAGGTCAAGGCCGGGCAGGCCAATCCTTCCCCGCCGGTGGGTCCCGCGCTCGGCCAGCGCGGTCTCAACATCATGGAATTCTGCAAGGCGTTCAACGCCGCCACGCAGAAGATGGAGCCGGGGTTGCCGATTCCGGTCATCATCACGGCCTACTCCGACCGCAGCTTCACCTTCGTCACCAAGACCCCGCCGGCCACCGTGCTGATCAAGAAGGCCGTGGGCGTCGCCAAGGGATCTTCCAAGCCCAATACCGATAAGGTGGGCAAGATCACCCGCAAGCAGCTGGAAGACATCGCCAAGCAGAAGGAGCCCGACCTGACGGCGGCGAGTCTGGATGCGGCCGTGCGTACCATCGCCGGCAGCGCGCGCAGCATGGGTCTGGTGGTGGAGGGATAA
- the nusG gene encoding transcription termination/antitermination protein NusG codes for MSKRWYVVHAYSGFENAVKRSLQERIARAGMQDKFGEVLVPTEEVIEMRGGQKRRSDRKFFPGYVLVQIETNTEGKAPRIDDECWHLVKETPKVMGFIGGTADRPLPIKDSEAEAILNRVREGVEKPKPKVLFEPGEMVRVIDGPFNDFNGVVEEVNYEKSRLRVAVLIFGRSTPVELEFGQVEKA; via the coding sequence ATGAGCAAGCGTTGGTACGTGGTGCACGCCTATTCGGGTTTCGAGAACGCGGTCAAGCGGTCGCTCCAGGAGCGCATCGCGCGCGCGGGCATGCAGGACAAGTTCGGTGAAGTGCTGGTGCCGACCGAGGAAGTGATCGAGATGCGCGGCGGCCAGAAGCGCCGCAGCGACCGCAAGTTCTTTCCCGGCTACGTGCTGGTGCAGATCGAGACCAATACCGAGGGCAAGGCGCCGCGCATCGACGATGAGTGCTGGCATCTGGTCAAGGAAACGCCCAAGGTGATGGGTTTCATCGGCGGTACGGCTGACCGGCCCCTGCCGATCAAGGACAGCGAGGCCGAGGCCATCCTCAACCGCGTGCGCGAGGGCGTCGAGAAGCCCAAGCCGAAGGTGCTGTTCGAGCCGGGCGAAATGGTGCGCGTCATCGACGGCCCCTTCAACGACTTCAATGGCGTCGTGGAGGAGGTCAATTATGAAAAGAGCCGCCTGCGCGTCGCGGTGTTGATCTTCGGGCGCTCCACGCCGGTCGAACTCGAGTTCGGGCAGGTCGAGAAGGCTTGA
- the secE gene encoding preprotein translocase subunit SecE yields MNTKAEQPKGAGGADTAKLVLAFLVLAAGIFAYSWLGSGDRLSPAVRMLIVLVALVASLGIAAFTAVGRRVRGFLIESQYELRKVVWPTREETLKTTGVIIVVVVILSLLLGLIDLVLKAVVLDWLLKL; encoded by the coding sequence ATGAATACCAAGGCAGAACAACCCAAGGGCGCCGGCGGCGCCGATACCGCCAAGCTGGTCCTCGCGTTCCTGGTCCTCGCTGCCGGCATTTTCGCCTATTCCTGGCTGGGCAGCGGTGACCGGCTGTCGCCTGCCGTGCGCATGCTCATCGTGCTGGTGGCGCTGGTCGCCTCGCTGGGCATCGCGGCCTTTACCGCGGTCGGGCGCCGCGTGCGCGGATTTCTGATCGAATCGCAGTACGAGCTGCGCAAGGTCGTCTGGCCCACGCGCGAGGAAACCTTGAAGACCACCGGCGTGATCATCGTCGTGGTCGTCATCCTGTCGCTGCTGCTCGGACTCATCGATTTGGTCCTGAAGGCGGTCGTGCTCGATTGGCTGCTCAAGTTGTGA